The proteins below are encoded in one region of Gallus gallus isolate bGalGal1 chromosome 12, bGalGal1.mat.broiler.GRCg7b, whole genome shotgun sequence:
- the OASL gene encoding 59 kDa 2'-5'-oligoadenylate synthase-like protein: MELGVRWEMGLESVSSRQLEGWVAAHLQPSTEFSTAVKQTVKDICDFLKERCFEGISVLKTVKGGSAGKGTALRNNSDADVVLFINCFSSYQEQEARRGHILAIIERRLNECLPTLSFGVSITSPRYKDSRDRPRSLSLTLSSSASRESIDVDILPAYDALGQVIQDARPDPAVYVKLLATRCGPGDFSPSFTELQKNFVKWRPAKLKDLLRLVKHWYKEMLKPKYPNAKLPPKYALELLTIYAWEEGTGREDFSMAEGFCTVLELLGQYRDICIYWEKYYSLEDEWVGAYLKEQLRQPRPVILDPADPTGILGQGKNWDLVAKEAAESRVSLPCVSDVCSWDVQPTRPVKVQVKQLQGMSLTRKVHPSTTVWELKGEIEKEWCIPRYQQRLALQDNPSNLPALRDGDSLAAHGLFYDIVLLLLCTEPQEMEVLVKDSNKTTVYTVRPTDTVKQLKQQIYARQHVPVEQQRLTYETKELENHHTLEHYHVQPRSTIYLLLRLRGGAGPLPRRCVPS, translated from the exons ATGGAGCTGGGCGTGAGGTGGGAGATGGGGTTGGAGAGCGTGAGCTCGCGCCAGCTGGAGGGCTGGGTGGCCgcccacctgcagcccagcacgGAATTCAGCACGGCGGTGAAGCAGACGGTGAAGGACATCTGCGACTTCCTCAAGGAGCGCTGCTTCGAAGGCATCAGCGTCCTCAAGACCGTCAAG GGCGGCTCGGCGGGGAAGGGCACGGCGCTGCGCAACAACTCGGATGCCGACGTGGTGCTCTTCATCAACTGCTTCTCCAGCTACCAGGAGCAGGAGGCGCGGCGGGGCCACATCCTCGCCATCATCGAGAGGCGGCTCAACGAGTGCCTCCCGACGCTGTCCTTCGGAGTCAGCATCACCAGTCCGCGCTACAAGGACAGCCGGGACAGACCGCGCTCCCTCAGCCTCACCCTCTCCTCCAGCGCCTCCAGAGAGTCCATCGACGTCGACATCCTGCCTGCTTACGACGCACTGG GGCAGGTGATTCAGGATGCCCGCCCGGACCCCGCGGTCTACGTGAAGCTGTTGGCCACGCGCTGCGGCCCCGGCGATTTCTCCCCCAgcttcacagaactgcagaagaaCTTTGTGAAGTGGCGCCCTGCTAAGCTGAAAGACCTGCTGCGCCTGGTCAAGCACTGGTACAAGGAG ATGTTGAAGCCGAAGTACCCCAACGCTAAGCTGCCCCCCAAGTATGCACTGGAGCTGCTGACCATCTACGCCTGGGAGGAGGGCACAGGCAGGGAGGACTTCAGCATGGCTGAAGgcttctgcactgtgctggagctgcttgGCCAGTACCGGGACATCTGTATTTACTGGGAGAAGTACTATTCCCTGGAGGATGAGTGGGTCGGTGCCTACCTGAAGGAGCAGCTGCGCCAGCCCCG ccccgTCATCCTGGATCCCGCCGACCCCACCGGCATCCTGGGCCAAGGCAAGAACTGGGACTTGGTGGCCAAGGAGGCTGCCGAGAGCCGTGTGTCACTGCCCTGCGTCAGCGATGTCTGCTCCTGGGACGTGCAG cccacccGACCTGTGAAGGTGCAAgtgaagcagctgcagggcatGAGCCTGACCAGGAAGGTCCACCCCAGCACCACAGTCTGGGAGCTGAAGGGGGAGATAGAGAAGGAGTGGTGCATCCCCCGCTACCAGCAGCGCCTGGCCCTGCAGGACAACCCCAGCAACCTGCCTGCGCTGCGGGATGGGGACAGCCTGGCCGCCCACGGCCTCTTCTACGACatcgtgctgctgctgctgtgcaccgAGCCCCAGGAGATGGAGGTCCTGGTGAAGGACAGTAACAAGACCACAGTCTACACCGTACGGCCCACGGACACTGTgaagcagctgaagcagcagaTCTATGCCCGCCAGCACGTGCCCGTGGAGCAGCAGCGCCTGACCTACGAGACCAAGGAGCTGGAGAACCACCACACGCTGGAGCACTACCACGTGCAGCCCCGCAGCACCATCTACCTCCTGCTGAGGCTGCGGGGTGGCGCGGGGCCGCTGCCCAGACGCTGCGTGCCCTCCTGA
- the OASL gene encoding 59 kDa 2'-5'-oligoadenylate synthase-like protein isoform X1, which produces MELGVRWEMGLESVSSRQLEGWVAAHLQPSTEFSTAVKQTVKDICDFLKERCFEGISVLKTVKGGSAGKGTALRNNSDADVVLFINCFSSYQEQEARRGHILAIIERRLNECLPTLSFGVSITSPRYKDSRDRPRSLSLTLSSSASRESIDVDILPAYDALGQVIQDARPDPAVYVKLLATRCGPGDFSPSFTELQKNFVKWRPAKLKDLLRLVKHWYKEMLKPKYPNAKLPPKYALELLTIYAWEEGTGREDFSMAEGFCTVLELLGQYRDICIYWEKYYSLEDEWVGAYLKEQLRQPRPVILDPADPTGILGQGKNWDLVAKEAAESRVSLPCVSDVCSWDVQPTRPVKVQVKQLQGMSLTRKVHPSTTVWELKGEIEKEWCIPRYQQRLCTEPQEMEVLVKDSNKTTVYTVRPTDTVKQLKQQIYARQHVPVEQQRLTYETKELENHHTLEHYHVQPRSTIYLLLRLRGGAGPLPRRCVPS; this is translated from the exons ATGGAGCTGGGCGTGAGGTGGGAGATGGGGTTGGAGAGCGTGAGCTCGCGCCAGCTGGAGGGCTGGGTGGCCgcccacctgcagcccagcacgGAATTCAGCACGGCGGTGAAGCAGACGGTGAAGGACATCTGCGACTTCCTCAAGGAGCGCTGCTTCGAAGGCATCAGCGTCCTCAAGACCGTCAAG GGCGGCTCGGCGGGGAAGGGCACGGCGCTGCGCAACAACTCGGATGCCGACGTGGTGCTCTTCATCAACTGCTTCTCCAGCTACCAGGAGCAGGAGGCGCGGCGGGGCCACATCCTCGCCATCATCGAGAGGCGGCTCAACGAGTGCCTCCCGACGCTGTCCTTCGGAGTCAGCATCACCAGTCCGCGCTACAAGGACAGCCGGGACAGACCGCGCTCCCTCAGCCTCACCCTCTCCTCCAGCGCCTCCAGAGAGTCCATCGACGTCGACATCCTGCCTGCTTACGACGCACTGG GGCAGGTGATTCAGGATGCCCGCCCGGACCCCGCGGTCTACGTGAAGCTGTTGGCCACGCGCTGCGGCCCCGGCGATTTCTCCCCCAgcttcacagaactgcagaagaaCTTTGTGAAGTGGCGCCCTGCTAAGCTGAAAGACCTGCTGCGCCTGGTCAAGCACTGGTACAAGGAG ATGTTGAAGCCGAAGTACCCCAACGCTAAGCTGCCCCCCAAGTATGCACTGGAGCTGCTGACCATCTACGCCTGGGAGGAGGGCACAGGCAGGGAGGACTTCAGCATGGCTGAAGgcttctgcactgtgctggagctgcttgGCCAGTACCGGGACATCTGTATTTACTGGGAGAAGTACTATTCCCTGGAGGATGAGTGGGTCGGTGCCTACCTGAAGGAGCAGCTGCGCCAGCCCCG ccccgTCATCCTGGATCCCGCCGACCCCACCGGCATCCTGGGCCAAGGCAAGAACTGGGACTTGGTGGCCAAGGAGGCTGCCGAGAGCCGTGTGTCACTGCCCTGCGTCAGCGATGTCTGCTCCTGGGACGTGCAG cccacccGACCTGTGAAGGTGCAAgtgaagcagctgcagggcatGAGCCTGACCAGGAAGGTCCACCCCAGCACCACAGTCTGGGAGCTGAAGGGGGAGATAGAGAAGGAGTGGTGCATCCCCCGCTACCAGCAGCGC ctgtgcaccgAGCCCCAGGAGATGGAGGTCCTGGTGAAGGACAGTAACAAGACCACAGTCTACACCGTACGGCCCACGGACACTGTgaagcagctgaagcagcagaTCTATGCCCGCCAGCACGTGCCCGTGGAGCAGCAGCGCCTGACCTACGAGACCAAGGAGCTGGAGAACCACCACACGCTGGAGCACTACCACGTGCAGCCCCGCAGCACCATCTACCTCCTGCTGAGGCTGCGGGGTGGCGCGGGGCCGCTGCCCAGACGCTGCGTGCCCTCCTGA
- the LSMEM2 gene encoding leucine-rich single-pass membrane protein 2 isoform X3 produces the protein MPREAAEDGVGRAEGTVPAEPADPDGTDPGAISLHPVASISDLHWALAGHKGTEGNGPTPSSARLHRAPRGPPHLPTLRPVPPPTVCPCPGHPFFLALLGLLALASLVLATLAIYLSVLQSQSVQALAQWLESQEDAMRQLRAASGQLWARLNASAQSH, from the exons ATGCCCAGGGAGGCTGCGGAAG ACGGTGTGGGCAGGGCGGAGGGCACCGTGCCAGCAGAGCCCGCTGACCCCGATGGGACGGACCCCGGAGCCATCAGCCTGCACCCCGTGGCGTCCATCAGTGACCTGCACTGGGCCTTGGCTGGGCACAAGGGCACAGAAG ggaacgGCCCGACTCCATCCAGTGCCCGGCTGCACCGTGCACCCCGCGGTCCCCCACACCTGCCCACACTGCGCCCCGTGCCGCCTCCCACCGTCTGCCCCTGCCCCGGGCACCCCTTCTTCCTTGCCCTACTGGGCCTCCTGGCACTGGCCAGCCTGGTCCTGGCCACGCTGGCCATCTACCTGAGCG tgctgcagagccagtCGGTGCAGGCGCTGGCCCAGTGGCTGGAGAGCCAGGAGGACGCCATGCGCCAGTTGCGGGCGGCCAGCGGGCAGCTCTGGGCTCGCCTCAACGCCAGCGCCCAGAGCCACTGA
- the LSMEM2 gene encoding leucine-rich single-pass membrane protein 2 isoform X1 gives MTARGGWGTASTGLAPPWKQQSCAKEHWVGTRAGTAPGSGHRDWGSPVTSGVPETHSPLSLLPADGVGRAEGTVPAEPADPDGTDPGAISLHPVASISDLHWALAGHKGTEGNGPTPSSARLHRAPRGPPHLPTLRPVPPPTVCPCPGHPFFLALLGLLALASLVLATLAIYLSVLQSQSVQALAQWLESQEDAMRQLRAASGQLWARLNASAQSH, from the exons ATGACAGCGCGCGGCGGCTGGGGGACGGCCAGCACTGGTCTGGCCCCACCCTGGAAGCAGCAGTCCTGTGCCAAGGAGCACTGGGTTGGCACCAGGGCTGGCACCGCTCCTGGGAGTGGTCATCGAGACTGGGGGTCTCCAGTCACCTCAGGGGTACCCGAGACGCACTCACCCCTTTCCTTGCTTCCAGCAGACGGTGTGGGCAGGGCGGAGGGCACCGTGCCAGCAGAGCCCGCTGACCCCGATGGGACGGACCCCGGAGCCATCAGCCTGCACCCCGTGGCGTCCATCAGTGACCTGCACTGGGCCTTGGCTGGGCACAAGGGCACAGAAG ggaacgGCCCGACTCCATCCAGTGCCCGGCTGCACCGTGCACCCCGCGGTCCCCCACACCTGCCCACACTGCGCCCCGTGCCGCCTCCCACCGTCTGCCCCTGCCCCGGGCACCCCTTCTTCCTTGCCCTACTGGGCCTCCTGGCACTGGCCAGCCTGGTCCTGGCCACGCTGGCCATCTACCTGAGCG tgctgcagagccagtCGGTGCAGGCGCTGGCCCAGTGGCTGGAGAGCCAGGAGGACGCCATGCGCCAGTTGCGGGCGGCCAGCGGGCAGCTCTGGGCTCGCCTCAACGCCAGCGCCCAGAGCCACTGA
- the LSMEM2 gene encoding leucine-rich single-pass membrane protein 2 isoform X2 codes for MPREAAEADGVGRAEGTVPAEPADPDGTDPGAISLHPVASISDLHWALAGHKGTEGNGPTPSSARLHRAPRGPPHLPTLRPVPPPTVCPCPGHPFFLALLGLLALASLVLATLAIYLSVLQSQSVQALAQWLESQEDAMRQLRAASGQLWARLNASAQSH; via the exons ATGCCCAGGGAGGCTGCGGAAG CAGACGGTGTGGGCAGGGCGGAGGGCACCGTGCCAGCAGAGCCCGCTGACCCCGATGGGACGGACCCCGGAGCCATCAGCCTGCACCCCGTGGCGTCCATCAGTGACCTGCACTGGGCCTTGGCTGGGCACAAGGGCACAGAAG ggaacgGCCCGACTCCATCCAGTGCCCGGCTGCACCGTGCACCCCGCGGTCCCCCACACCTGCCCACACTGCGCCCCGTGCCGCCTCCCACCGTCTGCCCCTGCCCCGGGCACCCCTTCTTCCTTGCCCTACTGGGCCTCCTGGCACTGGCCAGCCTGGTCCTGGCCACGCTGGCCATCTACCTGAGCG tgctgcagagccagtCGGTGCAGGCGCTGGCCCAGTGGCTGGAGAGCCAGGAGGACGCCATGCGCCAGTTGCGGGCGGCCAGCGGGCAGCTCTGGGCTCGCCTCAACGCCAGCGCCCAGAGCCACTGA
- the HYAL3 gene encoding hyaluronidase-3 isoform X2, with the protein MGGARPGSPRDAAAEALPLGMWPALVLWAWLVLGTAGGESPAPTALAGGQPFAVLWNIPSSRCQRRFGVGLPLADYGIVENRGGRFAGQNITIFYKNKFGLYPYISPQGVPHNGGIPQRAPLRAHLARVAGDVRLRLRPAFSGLAVVDWEEWRPLWARNWGRKRVYQLASQRWAQERGRGRRLARRAFERAARALMEQTLLLGRSLRPAGLWGFYRFPDCFNDDWAKVANYTGRCRPAEVQRNDRLRWLWAASAALYPSIYLPPLLPPGLRRRYVHHRLCEALRLAAGRLPVVAYSRLSYRRSPRFLEPADLEHTIGESAALGAAGVVLWGDMSYSRSAESCSSLRHYLVSVLGPYVANVTAAARACSLEQCHGHGRCVRRQPRELSILLHLGAGSWAPFRCHCYRGWAGQDCEQPEPQSPTACPASTHGLYGHRSPQVPDTCPRRSSWGW; encoded by the exons ATGGGCGGGGCGCGGCCCGGATCCCCGCGGGACGCAGCGGCTGAGG CACTGCCCCTGGGCATGTGGCCGGCGCTGGTGCTGTGGGCCTGGCTGGTGCTGGGGACCGCCGGCGGGGAGAGCCCCGCGCCCACAGCCCTGGCAGGCGGGCAGCCCTTCGCCGTGCTCTGGAACATCCCCAGCAGCCGCTGCCAGCGCCGCTttggtgtggggctgcccctggCCGACTACGGCATCGTGGAGAACCGGGGTGGCCGCTTCGCAGGGCAGAACATCACCATCTTCTACAAGAACAAGTTTGGGCTGTACCCCTACATCTCCCCACAGGGCGTCCCGCACAACGGGGGCATCCCCCAGCGGGCGCCGCTCCGGGCCCACCTGGCGCGGGTTGCGGGCGACGTGCGGCTGCGCCTGCGCCCCGCGTTCAGCGGCCTGGCCGTGGTGGACTGGGAGGAGTGGAGGCCGCTGTGGGCCCGGAACTGGGGGCGCAAGCGCGTCTACCAGCTGGCCTCGCAGCGATGGGCGcaggagcggggccgggggcggcggttGGCCCGGCGGGCCTTTGAGCGGGCAGCACGGGCGCTGATGGAGCAGACGCTGCTGCTGGGCCGCAGCCTGCGCCCGGCGGGACTCTGGGGCTTCTACCGCTTCCCCGACTGCTTCAACGACGACTGGGCCAAGGTGGCCAACTATACGGGGCGCTGCCGGCCGGCCGAGGTGCAGCGCAACGACCGCCTGCGCTGGCTGTGGGCCGCCTCGGCCGCGCTGTACCCCAGCATCTACCTGCCGCCGCTGCTGCCGCCCGGCCTGCGCCGCCGCTACGTGCACCACCGGCTGTGCGAGGCCCTGCGCCTGGCTGCCGGCCGCCTGCCCGTCGTGGCCTACTCGCGGCTCTCCTACCGCCGCTCGCCCCGCTTCCTGGAGCCG GCTGACCTGGAGCACACCATCGGGGAGAGCGCGGCGCTGGGGGCGGCCGGAGTGGTGCTGTGGGGCGACATGTCGTACTCCCGCTCAGCT gagagctgcagcagccttcGCCACTACCTCGTGTCCGTCCTGGGGCCCTACGTGGCCAACGTGACAGCAGCCGCGCGGGCGTGCAGCTTGGAGCAGTGCCACGGGCATGGGCGCTGTGTGCGGCGGCAGCCCCGGGAGCTGAGCATCCTGCTGCACCTGGGTGCAGGCTCCTGGGCACCCTTCCGCTGCCACTGCTACCGGGGCTGGGCCGGCCAGGACTGCGAGCAGCCGGAGCCGCAGagccccactgcctgccctgcatCCACCCACGGCCTCTATGGGCACCGCAGCCCCCAGGTCCCTGACACCTGCCCACGGCGCAGCAGCTGGGGTTGGTGA
- the HYAL3 gene encoding hyaluronidase-3 isoform X1, which translates to MGTREGGGRAPGTSLAAAVRGPRTGAGRSGKRPALSRDQCCLCCVMGPPNPQLAAGTGQQHAALLPLPTCDRPGGSTLPPNRDEVATVPLLGAGPTARRDAEVPGGTRLRALWDFGCPPAALSSQALPLGMWPALVLWAWLVLGTAGGESPAPTALAGGQPFAVLWNIPSSRCQRRFGVGLPLADYGIVENRGGRFAGQNITIFYKNKFGLYPYISPQGVPHNGGIPQRAPLRAHLARVAGDVRLRLRPAFSGLAVVDWEEWRPLWARNWGRKRVYQLASQRWAQERGRGRRLARRAFERAARALMEQTLLLGRSLRPAGLWGFYRFPDCFNDDWAKVANYTGRCRPAEVQRNDRLRWLWAASAALYPSIYLPPLLPPGLRRRYVHHRLCEALRLAAGRLPVVAYSRLSYRRSPRFLEPADLEHTIGESAALGAAGVVLWGDMSYSRSAESCSSLRHYLVSVLGPYVANVTAAARACSLEQCHGHGRCVRRQPRELSILLHLGAGSWAPFRCHCYRGWAGQDCEQPEPQSPTACPASTHGLYGHRSPQVPDTCPRRSSWGW; encoded by the exons ATGGGGACAAGGGAGGGGGGTGGCCGAGCCCCAGGCACGAGCCTGGCTGCCGCTGTGAGAGGCCCCAGAACGGGAGCGGGAAGGTCAGGGAAGCGTCCGGCCCTGAGCAGGGATCAGTGCTGCCTTTGCTGTGTCATGGGGCCACCTAATCCCCAGCTGGCGgcgggcacagggcagcagcacgcagccctCCTCCCCTTACCCACGTGTGACAGGCCTGGGGGCTCAACCCTGCCACCGAACAGGGACGAAGTGGCCACAGTGCCCCTGCTCGGAGCCGGGCCGACAGCCAGGAGGGACGCTGAGGTGCCGGGTGGGACACGGCTCCGGGCTCTGTGGGATTTTGGGTGCCCACCCGCTGCTCTCTCCTCACAGGCACTGCCCCTGGGCATGTGGCCGGCGCTGGTGCTGTGGGCCTGGCTGGTGCTGGGGACCGCCGGCGGGGAGAGCCCCGCGCCCACAGCCCTGGCAGGCGGGCAGCCCTTCGCCGTGCTCTGGAACATCCCCAGCAGCCGCTGCCAGCGCCGCTttggtgtggggctgcccctggCCGACTACGGCATCGTGGAGAACCGGGGTGGCCGCTTCGCAGGGCAGAACATCACCATCTTCTACAAGAACAAGTTTGGGCTGTACCCCTACATCTCCCCACAGGGCGTCCCGCACAACGGGGGCATCCCCCAGCGGGCGCCGCTCCGGGCCCACCTGGCGCGGGTTGCGGGCGACGTGCGGCTGCGCCTGCGCCCCGCGTTCAGCGGCCTGGCCGTGGTGGACTGGGAGGAGTGGAGGCCGCTGTGGGCCCGGAACTGGGGGCGCAAGCGCGTCTACCAGCTGGCCTCGCAGCGATGGGCGcaggagcggggccgggggcggcggttGGCCCGGCGGGCCTTTGAGCGGGCAGCACGGGCGCTGATGGAGCAGACGCTGCTGCTGGGCCGCAGCCTGCGCCCGGCGGGACTCTGGGGCTTCTACCGCTTCCCCGACTGCTTCAACGACGACTGGGCCAAGGTGGCCAACTATACGGGGCGCTGCCGGCCGGCCGAGGTGCAGCGCAACGACCGCCTGCGCTGGCTGTGGGCCGCCTCGGCCGCGCTGTACCCCAGCATCTACCTGCCGCCGCTGCTGCCGCCCGGCCTGCGCCGCCGCTACGTGCACCACCGGCTGTGCGAGGCCCTGCGCCTGGCTGCCGGCCGCCTGCCCGTCGTGGCCTACTCGCGGCTCTCCTACCGCCGCTCGCCCCGCTTCCTGGAGCCG GCTGACCTGGAGCACACCATCGGGGAGAGCGCGGCGCTGGGGGCGGCCGGAGTGGTGCTGTGGGGCGACATGTCGTACTCCCGCTCAGCT gagagctgcagcagccttcGCCACTACCTCGTGTCCGTCCTGGGGCCCTACGTGGCCAACGTGACAGCAGCCGCGCGGGCGTGCAGCTTGGAGCAGTGCCACGGGCATGGGCGCTGTGTGCGGCGGCAGCCCCGGGAGCTGAGCATCCTGCTGCACCTGGGTGCAGGCTCCTGGGCACCCTTCCGCTGCCACTGCTACCGGGGCTGGGCCGGCCAGGACTGCGAGCAGCCGGAGCCGCAGagccccactgcctgccctgcatCCACCCACGGCCTCTATGGGCACCGCAGCCCCCAGGTCCCTGACACCTGCCCACGGCGCAGCAGCTGGGGTTGGTGA